The Bernardetia litoralis DSM 6794 genome includes a window with the following:
- a CDS encoding GLPGLI family protein, producing the protein MNTQKIVAKINLFSVLLFLIFFSTACNEVKTGKATYTFTNQVSEEFMQKERETAEIMAGGDEELLKEVMNHIRKTNTERIYSLFFQGDKSVFSMDTEWNGQEDPNKIYIDYQTKQVIRPKEGKVRKEPFTKAKWQITDKTKKIGKWNVQKATAEFDGQIITAWFAKDNLRIAPRGYAGLDGIVVELILEAGAKYTLTNLEFDEDVKVDLP; encoded by the coding sequence ATGAACACGCAAAAAATAGTCGCAAAAATTAATCTTTTCTCTGTATTATTATTTTTAATCTTTTTTTCTACTGCTTGTAATGAAGTTAAGACAGGAAAAGCAACTTATACATTTACTAATCAAGTAAGTGAGGAGTTTATGCAAAAAGAAAGAGAAACGGCTGAGATAATGGCAGGAGGAGATGAAGAATTACTAAAAGAAGTAATGAACCATATAAGAAAAACAAATACTGAACGAATCTATTCTTTGTTTTTTCAGGGAGATAAATCTGTTTTTAGTATGGATACAGAATGGAATGGACAAGAAGATCCTAACAAAATCTACATAGATTATCAAACGAAACAAGTAATTAGACCCAAAGAAGGAAAGGTAAGAAAAGAACCTTTTACTAAAGCAAAGTGGCAGATTACTGATAAAACTAAAAAGATTGGCAAGTGGAATGTTCAGAAAGCTACTGCAGAATTTGATGGACAGATAATTACAGCTTGGTTCGCAAAAGATAATTTGAGAATTGCGCCTAGAGGTTATGCAGGTTTAGATGGAATTGTTGTTGAACTAATACTTGAGGCAGGTGCTAAATATACACTCACTAACTTAGAGTTTGATGAAGATGTAAAAGTAGATTTACCTTAG
- a CDS encoding GLPGLI family protein produces MKNLFVFCLLTLVCMSKQSLSYSQGYLKYEFTSAAPSDESIQDRIEQIKAQIPDEALQEKVIQQLKEKMIQNYQIHLVFDGEVAVSHNENTKNAPLKVGDEIIYRNTNEPVFTSQSYIFNKAFVVTDSIPTYEVIYTEETKQIGPFKAYKAILKQNEEEVAQVWYTKEISYAHSPLKMYVEDGLVLEILKKDGAKVAFKEFSTVLPKEIPLEKPNKGKTLTQSEFDMLKDEKLKDMQTGGGSTIVIGK; encoded by the coding sequence ATGAAAAATCTATTTGTTTTTTGCCTTTTGACACTAGTATGTATGTCTAAACAATCATTATCCTATTCACAAGGTTATCTTAAATATGAGTTTACTTCAGCAGCACCTTCAGATGAAAGCATACAGGATCGTATTGAACAGATTAAAGCTCAAATTCCAGATGAGGCACTTCAAGAAAAAGTAATTCAACAACTTAAAGAAAAAATGATTCAAAACTATCAAATTCATTTGGTATTTGATGGAGAAGTTGCAGTATCTCACAACGAAAACACCAAAAATGCACCCCTTAAAGTAGGAGACGAAATTATATATCGCAATACAAATGAACCTGTTTTTACCTCTCAAAGTTATATCTTCAATAAGGCTTTTGTAGTAACAGACTCTATACCCACCTATGAAGTAATCTACACAGAAGAAACCAAACAAATTGGACCTTTTAAAGCCTATAAAGCAATTTTAAAACAAAACGAAGAAGAAGTAGCTCAGGTATGGTACACAAAAGAAATATCTTATGCACACTCACCCCTCAAAATGTATGTAGAGGACGGATTAGTATTAGAAATTTTGAAAAAGGACGGAGCAAAAGTAGCTTTCAAAGAGTTTTCGACAGTACTTCCTAAAGAAATTCCTCTTGAAAAGCCTAATAAAGGTAAAACCCTAACGCAAAGTGAATTTGATATGCTTAAAGATGAAAAACTTAAAGATATGCAAACAGGGGGAGGAAGTACAATTGTTATTGGAAAATAA